The Thermoplasmata archaeon genome contains a region encoding:
- a CDS encoding TIGR00725 family protein, producing MSRKLIIGVIGGGSTASPEGIALAEEIGFLIARADAVLICGGLNGVMEASAKGAKRGGGTTLGVLPTGNKADANPFIDLPVATAMSTARNLVIVRTADALIAVNGSYGTLSEMAHAFDLGKTVFALHSWPMERAGIDPKLFVPVATPREAVDRAIEYAKRAMANEKPGPGFAK from the coding sequence ATGTCAAGAAAACTGATCATCGGCGTCATCGGCGGTGGCAGCACCGCCTCCCCGGAGGGAATCGCCCTCGCGGAGGAGATCGGATTCCTCATCGCACGCGCCGACGCGGTCCTGATTTGCGGGGGCCTGAACGGAGTCATGGAGGCGTCTGCGAAGGGAGCGAAGCGGGGCGGGGGGACGACCCTCGGAGTCCTGCCGACGGGGAACAAGGCGGACGCGAATCCGTTCATCGATCTCCCCGTCGCGACGGCGATGAGCACCGCGCGCAACCTCGTGATCGTTCGGACGGCGGACGCGTTGATCGCCGTGAACGGGTCGTACGGCACCCTCAGCGAGATGGCTCACGCGTTCGACCTTGGGAAGACGGTCTTCGCTCTTCACAGCTGGCCGATGGAGAGGGCCGGCATCGATCCGAAACTCTTCGTGCCGGTCGCGACGCCGCGGGAAGCGGTGGACCGGGCCATCGAATACGCGAAGCGCGCGATGGCGAACGAGAAGCCCGGTCCGGGTTTCGCGAAGTGA
- a CDS encoding HAD family hydrolase — MEPRPGAGGRDGALRDVTHVFLDVGGTLVTSDPSATDIFHRVLAARGHLMDRERIARLLRTPETIVTLIRPFPSGKEGTFFREVNARVVEHLGLDSDDTMLDDIRAEYDKGVAWRPYPEAPAILRTLRDAGYRLGVISNASHSLPAILQKLGLAEYFDTITYSFDVGAEKPDVRIFRRAVAQANASEERCVHVGDSFEADYLGARRAGLHAVLVCREGEPPAPCPSVRSLDGLADLLTTSRSRP, encoded by the coding sequence ATGGAACCGAGGCCGGGTGCCGGCGGCCGAGACGGAGCCCTTCGGGACGTGACCCACGTCTTCCTCGATGTCGGCGGCACGCTCGTCACCTCCGATCCTTCGGCGACGGACATCTTCCATCGCGTGCTCGCGGCCCGCGGCCACCTCATGGACCGCGAGCGGATCGCCCGCCTCCTCCGGACGCCGGAGACGATCGTGACGCTGATCCGCCCGTTCCCCTCGGGGAAGGAGGGCACGTTCTTCCGAGAGGTGAACGCCCGCGTGGTCGAGCATCTCGGCCTCGACTCGGACGACACGATGCTCGACGACATCCGTGCGGAGTACGACAAGGGCGTCGCCTGGAGGCCGTATCCCGAAGCCCCGGCGATCCTTCGGACCCTCCGAGACGCGGGCTACCGCCTCGGCGTGATCTCGAACGCATCGCACAGCCTGCCCGCGATCCTGCAGAAGCTCGGCCTCGCGGAGTACTTCGACACGATCACCTATTCGTTCGATGTCGGCGCGGAGAAACCCGATGTCCGGATCTTCCGGCGGGCCGTGGCGCAGGCGAACGCCTCGGAGGAGCGGTGCGTCCACGTGGGCGACAGCTTCGAGGCGGACTACCTCGGAGCGCGTCGCGCGGGGCTGCATGCGGTCCTCGTCTGCCGGGAGGGAGAGCCGCCCGCGCCGTGCCCGTCCGTCCGGTCCCTCGACGGGCTCGCGGACCTCCTGACGACGAGTCGTTCTCGTCCTTGA
- a CDS encoding AMP-binding protein: protein MRPTVTPSQLEASGLPPATARKLAKILNARASRHPDGEEQLQTWSELRAVLLEDPKSRWNFEAHKLVYDLAYADRDSKAGPALAWAPSPDMVRESNLGKLMAERRVRTFEDLHRWSVEHREEFWSTMVAKLGIRFRKPPRLALDPHSAATHPEWLPGAEINIAESCFSADPAKVAIVAASEVHEAARRTTYGELQRLAARVANGIEGMELPPRARIAIYMPMTPESVAIYLGVVLSGRCVVGIADATAPPDFDKRVRIAGAKAVFTMDSTVRDGKAHGIYEKVVAARGPRAVVVPADPEVPPAIERDRDARWEEFLGDKDAYRAVRCRPSDYTNILFSSGTTKDPKAIPWTHTTPIKCAADAYLHQDVRPSDVLAWPTSFGWMMGPWLTYASLMNGATMALYVGGAGRRAFGEFVSQAGVTMLGVVPKLVRAWKAGRTMEGLDWSRIRVFSSTAEPSTPEEMLYLMFLAGYAPVVEYCGGTEIGGGYITGTVVQPCAPATFTTPAMGLDFVVLDEGRPADRGEVFLVPPSIGLSNELLNYDHDREYYAGLPLGPHGERLRRHGDRIERLAAGYYRHRGRIDDMINIHGVKTSAEEIRSVIGNDLVYDSKPIAVDTDGTGQHRLVIYAVPRDPKRVESAELREKLRGEFQRAIKENLNPLLGHVEDVVLVAELPQAGPGKTRTMADLRRDYLARIGRG, encoded by the coding sequence GTGCGGCCGACCGTGACGCCTTCGCAGCTTGAAGCAAGTGGGTTGCCTCCTGCGACCGCCCGGAAGCTCGCGAAGATTCTGAACGCCCGCGCAAGCCGCCATCCGGATGGCGAAGAACAGCTTCAGACGTGGTCCGAGCTTCGTGCAGTCCTCTTGGAGGATCCAAAGTCGCGGTGGAACTTCGAGGCCCACAAACTCGTGTATGATCTCGCGTACGCGGATCGGGACTCGAAGGCGGGTCCCGCGCTCGCGTGGGCTCCGTCGCCGGACATGGTCCGAGAGTCGAACCTCGGGAAGCTCATGGCCGAGCGCCGCGTCCGCACGTTCGAAGACCTTCACCGCTGGTCCGTCGAGCACCGTGAAGAATTCTGGTCGACGATGGTCGCGAAGCTCGGGATTCGGTTTCGCAAGCCGCCCCGCCTCGCCCTCGACCCGCATTCCGCGGCGACGCATCCGGAGTGGCTTCCGGGAGCGGAGATCAACATCGCGGAGAGTTGCTTCTCCGCCGACCCCGCCAAGGTCGCCATCGTCGCCGCATCCGAGGTCCACGAGGCGGCCCGGCGGACGACGTACGGGGAATTGCAGCGGCTCGCGGCCCGCGTGGCGAACGGCATCGAAGGGATGGAGCTCCCGCCCCGGGCTCGGATCGCGATCTATATGCCGATGACGCCGGAATCGGTCGCCATCTATTTGGGCGTCGTGCTTTCCGGTCGATGCGTCGTCGGAATCGCCGATGCCACCGCGCCGCCCGACTTTGACAAGCGGGTGCGGATCGCGGGGGCCAAAGCGGTCTTCACGATGGACTCGACCGTCCGGGATGGGAAAGCACATGGGATCTACGAGAAGGTCGTCGCGGCGAGGGGCCCGCGCGCCGTGGTCGTCCCGGCGGACCCCGAGGTCCCGCCCGCGATCGAACGGGACCGAGACGCGCGGTGGGAGGAGTTCCTCGGAGACAAGGATGCGTATCGCGCGGTCCGTTGCCGCCCGTCCGACTACACGAACATCCTCTTCTCCTCCGGGACGACGAAAGACCCGAAGGCGATCCCCTGGACCCACACGACGCCCATCAAGTGCGCGGCGGACGCCTATCTCCACCAGGACGTGCGGCCGTCCGACGTGCTCGCGTGGCCGACGAGCTTCGGCTGGATGATGGGGCCCTGGCTGACGTACGCCAGCCTGATGAACGGCGCGACGATGGCGCTGTACGTCGGCGGGGCGGGGCGGCGTGCCTTCGGCGAGTTCGTCTCCCAGGCCGGCGTCACGATGCTCGGCGTCGTCCCGAAGCTCGTTCGGGCGTGGAAGGCCGGGAGGACGATGGAAGGCCTCGACTGGAGCCGGATCCGGGTGTTCAGCTCGACCGCGGAGCCTTCGACCCCCGAGGAGATGCTGTACCTGATGTTCCTCGCCGGGTACGCGCCCGTCGTCGAGTACTGCGGCGGCACGGAGATCGGAGGCGGATACATCACCGGCACCGTCGTGCAGCCGTGCGCCCCCGCGACGTTCACGACGCCCGCCATGGGCCTCGACTTCGTCGTCTTGGACGAGGGCCGCCCCGCCGACCGAGGCGAGGTCTTCCTCGTCCCTCCGTCGATCGGGCTATCGAACGAACTGCTGAACTACGACCACGACCGCGAGTACTACGCCGGGCTGCCCCTCGGCCCGCACGGGGAACGGCTCCGACGTCACGGGGACCGGATCGAGCGGCTCGCCGCCGGATACTACCGCCACCGCGGCCGGATCGACGACATGATCAACATCCACGGCGTCAAGACGAGCGCGGAGGAGATCCGGAGCGTCATCGGGAACGATCTCGTGTACGATTCGAAGCCGATCGCGGTGGACACGGACGGAACGGGCCAGCACCGGCTCGTCATCTACGCAGTCCCGCGGGACCCCAAGCGTGTCGAGTCCGCCGAGCTTCGCGAGAAGCTGCGGGGGGAATTCCAGAGGGCGATCAAGGAGAACCTCAATCCGCTCCTGGGCCATGTGGAGGACGTCGTCCTCGTGGCGGAGCTGCCGCAAGCCGGTCCGGGAAAGACGCGGACGATGGCGGATCTCCGCCGCGACTATCTCGCGCGCATCGGGCGAGGGTGA
- a CDS encoding DUF1801 domain-containing protein → MESARAPAPKTVDEYVARARPAFRAALQQLRNTIKAAAPNAEEVISYRIPAFRQNGMLVYYAAFKDHCSFFVASTEARRQFSAELKPFESGKGTLRFTPDRPLPSDLVTRIVKARVEENAARRSK, encoded by the coding sequence GTGGAATCGGCGCGCGCCCCCGCCCCGAAGACGGTCGACGAATACGTGGCGCGGGCTCGACCCGCATTCCGGGCCGCACTACAGCAGCTTCGTAACACCATCAAGGCCGCCGCTCCGAATGCCGAGGAAGTCATCAGCTACCGAATCCCCGCGTTCCGGCAGAACGGGATGCTCGTCTATTATGCCGCGTTCAAAGACCATTGCAGTTTCTTCGTGGCGAGCACCGAGGCGCGCCGCCAGTTTTCTGCCGAGTTGAAGCCGTTCGAATCGGGGAAAGGGACCCTTCGATTCACGCCCGACCGGCCTCTGCCCTCCGACCTGGTCACACGCATCGTGAAAGCGCGCGTGGAGGAGAACGCCGCGCGTCGCTCCAAGTAG
- a CDS encoding NAD(P)/FAD-dependent oxidoreductase: MDREVDVLVVGAGPTGSTAAKYAALGGADVLLIEKRSEIGTPVRCGEGVAKRWLEEIGLDPSSAFICHEVDGARVIAPDGTTLVLDETRAGNECGYVLERDLFDRHLAKDAAKAGADIMIKTSAVALLRDDGRVVGARCEHMGESFDVRARVVIGADGFESQVGRWADLQTHLRTRDIDACLQYTMVGIGGDPRLNDVYLGSCAPGGYAWVFWKAHDVANVGIGVNLSKIHDRAEAKRYLDALISRTPALAKGEVVEEVAGAVSVSLPLERTVAGGVMLAGDAARLIDPLTGGGILNGCLSGKFAGEVAADAVEAKDASEAALRAYEERWRARMEEELARHYLIKERLIRIDDDTINKVIRTIASVGLERITTQSVLEAIRARHPEILALFDGLL, from the coding sequence ATGGACCGGGAAGTGGACGTCCTCGTGGTCGGCGCGGGCCCGACCGGGAGCACGGCCGCGAAGTATGCGGCGCTCGGCGGCGCGGACGTCCTCCTGATCGAGAAGCGGTCCGAGATCGGCACCCCGGTCCGGTGCGGCGAGGGCGTCGCGAAGCGATGGCTCGAGGAGATCGGGCTCGACCCGTCGAGCGCGTTCATCTGCCACGAGGTCGACGGCGCGAGGGTCATCGCGCCGGATGGCACGACGCTCGTCCTCGACGAGACGCGGGCGGGGAACGAGTGCGGGTACGTCCTGGAGAGGGACCTGTTCGATCGCCACCTCGCGAAAGACGCCGCGAAGGCCGGCGCGGACATCATGATCAAGACGAGCGCGGTCGCCCTCTTGCGGGACGACGGCCGCGTGGTCGGCGCGCGGTGCGAGCACATGGGCGAGTCCTTCGACGTACGGGCTCGGGTCGTGATCGGCGCGGACGGCTTCGAGAGCCAGGTCGGCCGGTGGGCGGATCTCCAGACCCACCTCCGGACGCGTGACATCGACGCGTGCCTGCAGTACACGATGGTCGGGATCGGCGGCGATCCGCGCCTGAACGACGTCTACCTGGGAAGCTGCGCCCCGGGCGGATACGCGTGGGTGTTCTGGAAGGCGCACGACGTCGCGAACGTTGGGATCGGCGTGAACCTCTCGAAGATCCACGACCGCGCCGAGGCGAAACGCTATCTGGACGCGCTCATCTCGCGGACGCCCGCGCTCGCGAAAGGCGAGGTCGTGGAGGAGGTCGCCGGGGCCGTGAGCGTCTCGCTGCCGCTCGAGCGCACGGTCGCGGGCGGCGTCATGCTCGCGGGAGACGCGGCCCGCCTGATCGACCCGCTCACGGGCGGCGGAATCCTGAACGGATGCCTCTCGGGGAAGTTCGCCGGCGAGGTCGCCGCGGACGCGGTCGAGGCGAAGGACGCCTCCGAGGCGGCCCTTCGGGCATACGAAGAGCGATGGCGCGCGCGCATGGAAGAGGAACTCGCCCGGCACTACCTCATCAAGGAACGCCTCATCCGCATCGATGACGACACGATCAACAAGGTCATCCGCACGATCGCGTCGGTCGGCCTCGAGCGGATCACCACCCAGTCGGTCCTCGAAGCCATCCGGGCCCGGCACCCGGAAATCCTCGCGCTGTTCGACGGTCTTCTCTGA
- a CDS encoding ATP/GTP-binding protein, with product MARNLYFLGTAGSGKSTMVYAFQLWMNSQGLDCITANLDPGAESLEYAPELDVRDYVRTEEVMQEQGLGPNGAQVAAADMIAMNARELAEVLETFETNYVLIDTPGQIELFTFRASGPVLIDALGREDSVLVYLNDPALVKTASGFISSVLLSATVQFRHGLPFINVLSKSDLLSEEELERIVKWSVDPFALYEALFVDQATPKTLLDVEFLKSMESIGVYRRVHPVSSELTFGFEEIYTVVQQVFEGGEDLSKG from the coding sequence ATGGCACGAAACCTGTACTTCCTCGGCACCGCCGGCTCGGGGAAGTCCACGATGGTCTACGCCTTCCAGCTGTGGATGAACTCGCAAGGGCTCGACTGCATCACGGCGAATCTCGACCCGGGCGCCGAGTCGCTCGAGTACGCGCCGGAGCTCGACGTGCGCGACTACGTCCGGACGGAGGAGGTCATGCAGGAGCAAGGGCTCGGTCCGAATGGAGCGCAGGTCGCCGCGGCGGACATGATCGCGATGAACGCGAGGGAGCTCGCCGAGGTCCTCGAGACGTTCGAGACGAACTACGTGTTGATCGACACCCCGGGCCAGATCGAACTGTTCACATTCCGTGCATCCGGCCCCGTGCTGATCGATGCGCTCGGCCGGGAGGACTCGGTCCTCGTGTACCTTAACGATCCGGCGCTCGTGAAGACCGCCTCCGGATTCATCTCGTCGGTCCTACTGAGCGCGACCGTACAATTCCGCCATGGGCTTCCGTTCATCAACGTCCTGAGCAAGTCGGACCTGCTCTCGGAAGAGGAGCTCGAACGCATCGTCAAGTGGTCCGTCGACCCGTTCGCCCTCTACGAGGCGCTCTTCGTGGACCAAGCGACGCCGAAGACCCTCCTGGACGTCGAGTTCCTGAAGTCCATGGAATCGATCGGCGTGTACCGGAGGGTCCATCCCGTGTCCTCGGAGCTCACGTTTGGCTTCGAGGAGATCTACACCGTGGTTCAGCAGGTGTTCGAGGGCGGCGAGGACCTCTCGAAAGGCTGA
- a CDS encoding dihydroneopterin aldolase family protein, with translation MDPDPTRAYFAGTDRDRAAFEAGIKLGSIVHQYVGTPLTSANVESLERAIEAATRVQPLVDRVRVRIDRERLKVRGPYRYGVLTEDLLDVEVAVRAGGATAVGALRYVPELDYPLMYLKDIGGPEKS, from the coding sequence ATGGATCCGGATCCTACACGTGCGTACTTCGCCGGCACCGACCGCGACCGAGCCGCCTTCGAGGCGGGGATCAAGCTCGGATCGATCGTCCACCAGTACGTCGGTACGCCGCTGACCTCGGCAAACGTCGAGTCGCTCGAACGAGCGATCGAGGCGGCCACGCGGGTCCAGCCTCTCGTCGATCGGGTGCGCGTGCGGATCGACCGGGAACGTCTGAAGGTCCGTGGGCCATATCGGTATGGCGTGCTCACGGAGGACCTTCTCGACGTCGAGGTCGCGGTGCGCGCGGGCGGGGCGACGGCCGTCGGCGCGCTCCGGTATGTGCCGGAACTCGACTACCCGCTCATGTATTTGAAGGACATCGGCGGGCCGGAGAAGTCCTAA
- a CDS encoding phosphate uptake regulator PhoU, which produces MEMETRKVQKLGYSSLGVSLPKNWAQSNGIRPGSLVSLTIEDDGSLRIRLGPYEEFPVPAEASIDADAWASSEGMTRMITGNYIVGCNSIRVKSREELSAGQLQEIHEAVRGLTGLTIVNQGPKFVAIENFVEPTRFPIDGLLRRLHYLTSRMERNVLGALAGDAGATLGEIARMEMEVDRLYWLVVRQLLLAAQNRTIAAKVGVTEPRHLLGDRVVAVSLENVADFWEELAADAARRFPADRKPPRALVRALAPIKQKLERLVEATMTSFFAMDLKQANEALDLQASIGADVKGSPGSEPASRNREPSLTEPGWVLRPLAHVAKYYGTIAQITVNRCLESPARPRSATTESPP; this is translated from the coding sequence ATGGAGATGGAAACCCGCAAGGTCCAGAAGCTCGGCTACTCGAGCCTCGGCGTTTCGCTGCCGAAGAATTGGGCGCAGTCGAACGGGATCCGACCCGGCTCCCTCGTGAGCCTCACGATCGAAGACGACGGCTCCTTGCGGATTCGCCTCGGCCCGTACGAGGAGTTCCCCGTCCCGGCGGAGGCGTCGATCGACGCGGACGCTTGGGCGTCGTCGGAAGGCATGACGCGCATGATCACCGGCAACTACATCGTCGGCTGCAACTCGATCCGCGTGAAGAGCCGCGAGGAGCTCTCGGCCGGCCAGTTGCAGGAGATCCACGAGGCTGTCCGCGGACTCACGGGCCTCACGATCGTGAACCAGGGCCCGAAGTTCGTGGCGATCGAGAATTTCGTCGAGCCGACGCGGTTCCCGATCGACGGCCTGCTCCGACGTCTGCACTACCTCACCTCCCGCATGGAGAGGAACGTGCTGGGCGCGCTGGCCGGCGACGCGGGCGCGACGCTCGGGGAGATCGCGCGGATGGAGATGGAGGTCGACCGGCTGTACTGGCTCGTCGTCCGGCAGCTCCTGCTCGCTGCGCAGAACCGGACGATCGCGGCGAAGGTCGGGGTCACCGAGCCGCGGCACCTCCTCGGCGACCGTGTCGTTGCGGTCAGCCTCGAGAACGTCGCGGACTTCTGGGAGGAGCTCGCCGCGGACGCCGCCCGACGGTTCCCCGCGGACCGGAAGCCGCCTCGGGCCCTCGTGCGGGCGCTCGCGCCGATCAAGCAGAAGCTCGAGCGGCTCGTCGAGGCGACGATGACCTCCTTCTTCGCGATGGACCTGAAGCAGGCAAACGAGGCGCTCGACTTGCAGGCGTCGATCGGAGCGGACGTCAAGGGGTCTCCGGGATCCGAGCCGGCCTCACGCAATCGGGAGCCGAGCCTCACGGAACCCGGATGGGTGTTGCGGCCCCTCGCACACGTCGCGAAGTACTATGGGACGATCGCGCAGATCACGGTCAACCGGTGCCTCGAATCGCCGGCGCGGCCTCGGTCGGCGACGACGGAGTCGCCGCCGTGA
- a CDS encoding DUF1801 domain-containing protein codes for MSPTKDTQKSAKSTTTIDKKFTGFTDEERAAMKERVQELKASARRGPRADKADGESAVLAKIAEMREPDRAMGKRLHVIIKASAPALTPRLWYGMPAYAKDGKVVCFFQSSQKFKTRYATFGFSDEANLDEGGLWPVAFALKELTATEETRISALVKKAVS; via the coding sequence ATGAGCCCAACGAAGGACACGCAAAAGTCCGCCAAGAGCACCACCACGATCGACAAGAAGTTCACGGGATTCACGGACGAGGAACGAGCCGCGATGAAGGAGCGCGTCCAGGAGCTGAAGGCGTCCGCGCGGCGCGGCCCGCGCGCGGACAAGGCGGACGGGGAAAGCGCCGTGCTCGCGAAGATCGCCGAGATGCGGGAACCGGATCGCGCCATGGGCAAGCGGCTCCATGTTATCATCAAAGCCAGCGCGCCAGCCCTCACGCCGAGACTCTGGTACGGCATGCCTGCGTATGCCAAGGACGGCAAGGTCGTCTGCTTCTTCCAAAGCTCGCAGAAGTTCAAGACAAGGTACGCGACCTTCGGCTTCAGCGACGAGGCGAACCTCGACGAAGGCGGCCTTTGGCCGGTCGCCTTCGCGCTGAAGGAGTTGACGGCCACCGAAGAGACAAGGATCAGCGCGCTCGTGAAGAAAGCGGTGAGCTGA
- a CDS encoding FAD-binding oxidoreductase, whose protein sequence is MGKEIRTLEGTTKAVDEKILEGLKARLSGPLLREGDGGYDEARLIWNATVAKKPALIARCRGTADVVQCVNFAREHGLLLSVKGGGHNIAGTSLCEGGVTIDLSLMRGVFTDVAAQSVRAQGGCLLGDVDRDTQLHGMATVLGFVSETGIGGLTLGGGFGYLTRRWGWTVDNLIEVEIVTADGQVHRASRTENPDLFWAIRGGGGNFGVVTWFTYRLHPVGPKIVGGIIVWPAARAEEVLRFYRAYTAKAPPELTLVVIVRLAPHAPFIPPEWRLKPIVAIVACHTGDPKEAAKDVAPIKDLGDPVVDLIGETTYVTQQSLLNATQPKGNNYYWKTGYLTELPDDMLATFRRGALETTSPLSQTLIFDLGDGLRGRADDDGAVGNRDARYVCGAAASWKEGAAEPHVAWTRESWKALQPFATGGVYVNFLTEEEGADRVRAAYGGNYDRLGHVKAKYDPHNLFRTNKNIRPAA, encoded by the coding sequence ATGGGAAAGGAGATCCGCACCTTGGAGGGTACGACGAAGGCGGTCGATGAGAAGATCCTGGAAGGGCTCAAAGCCCGCCTCTCCGGGCCCCTCCTCCGGGAGGGCGACGGCGGCTACGACGAAGCCCGGCTCATCTGGAACGCCACGGTTGCAAAGAAGCCCGCGCTCATCGCCCGGTGCCGTGGCACCGCCGACGTCGTGCAGTGCGTGAACTTCGCCCGGGAGCACGGCCTTCTCCTATCCGTGAAGGGCGGTGGTCACAACATCGCGGGGACGTCGCTTTGCGAGGGCGGTGTCACGATCGACCTCTCCCTCATGCGGGGGGTGTTCACCGACGTGGCGGCACAGAGCGTGCGCGCCCAGGGCGGCTGCCTGCTCGGCGACGTGGACCGCGACACGCAGCTTCACGGGATGGCGACCGTGCTCGGCTTCGTCTCCGAGACGGGCATCGGCGGCCTCACCCTCGGGGGAGGCTTCGGCTACCTCACCCGCCGCTGGGGGTGGACCGTTGACAACCTCATCGAAGTTGAGATTGTGACCGCGGACGGCCAGGTGCACCGGGCGAGCCGCACGGAGAATCCCGACCTGTTCTGGGCAATCCGGGGCGGAGGCGGGAACTTCGGGGTCGTGACCTGGTTCACCTACCGGCTCCATCCCGTCGGGCCGAAGATCGTTGGGGGCATCATCGTTTGGCCCGCGGCCCGGGCCGAGGAGGTTCTCCGGTTCTATCGCGCGTACACGGCGAAGGCGCCGCCCGAACTCACGCTCGTCGTGATTGTCCGCCTCGCGCCGCATGCGCCGTTCATCCCGCCCGAGTGGCGTCTGAAGCCGATCGTCGCGATCGTCGCGTGCCATACGGGCGATCCGAAGGAGGCGGCGAAGGACGTCGCTCCAATCAAGGACCTGGGGGACCCCGTCGTAGACCTGATCGGGGAGACAACCTACGTGACGCAGCAGTCCCTGCTCAACGCGACGCAACCGAAGGGGAATAACTACTACTGGAAGACCGGATACCTCACGGAACTCCCAGACGACATGCTCGCGACGTTCCGCCGGGGGGCCCTAGAGACGACGTCCCCGCTGTCCCAGACTCTGATCTTCGACCTCGGCGACGGCCTCCGGGGGCGCGCGGACGACGATGGCGCGGTCGGCAACCGAGATGCCCGCTACGTCTGCGGCGCGGCCGCGTCGTGGAAGGAGGGCGCCGCGGAACCTCACGTCGCCTGGACCCGAGAAAGCTGGAAGGCGCTCCAGCCTTTCGCCACCGGCGGCGTCTACGTGAACTTCCTCACGGAAGAGGAGGGAGCGGACCGGGTCCGTGCCGCGTATGGCGGAAACTACGACCGCCTTGGGCATGTGAAGGCGAAGTACGATCCGCACAACCTGTTCCGGACAAACAAGAACATCCGCCCGGCCGCATGA